From one Streptomyces sp. SCSIO 30461 genomic stretch:
- a CDS encoding arylamine N-acetyltransferase has protein sequence MDTTQPTPPEAVDAYLRRIGAARPERLDAGTLRELQHRHLLAVPFENLSVHLGEDIVLEDKPLLDKVVEARRGGFCYELNGAFAVLLSALGFGVALLQARTFGKDGRLGIPYDHLTLRVETEDGTGPWFADVGFGEHSRCPLLVEERGDQPDPAGTFRVAEAPDGDLDVLRDGKPQFRVDRRPRVLTDFAAGAWYHRTSPASHFTQSLVCSRLTEDGRITLTGRKLVTTVHGVREERQLGDDAEVLAAYREHFGVALRQVPQVGGPGSR, from the coding sequence ATGGACACGACTCAGCCGACACCACCGGAGGCCGTCGACGCCTATCTGCGCCGTATCGGAGCCGCCCGCCCCGAGCGGCTGGACGCCGGAACACTGCGCGAGCTGCAGCACCGGCATCTGCTCGCGGTGCCCTTCGAGAACCTCTCGGTGCATCTGGGCGAGGACATCGTCCTGGAGGACAAGCCCCTTCTGGACAAGGTGGTGGAGGCCCGGCGGGGCGGCTTCTGCTACGAACTCAACGGAGCCTTCGCGGTGTTGCTGAGCGCTTTGGGCTTCGGGGTCGCACTGCTGCAGGCCCGGACATTCGGGAAGGACGGCCGGTTGGGGATCCCATACGACCATCTCACCCTGCGCGTCGAGACCGAGGACGGCACCGGGCCCTGGTTCGCGGATGTCGGGTTCGGCGAGCACAGCCGCTGTCCCCTTCTGGTGGAGGAGCGCGGCGACCAGCCGGACCCGGCAGGCACCTTCCGGGTCGCCGAGGCGCCCGATGGCGACCTGGATGTGCTGCGGGACGGCAAGCCGCAGTTCCGGGTGGACCGGAGGCCGCGTGTACTGACGGACTTTGCAGCCGGTGCCTGGTACCACCGCACCTCACCCGCTTCGCACTTCACCCAGTCACTCGTCTGCTCCCGGCTCACCGAGGACGGGCGGATCACCCTGACCGGCCGAAAGTTGGTGACGACTGTGCACGGCGTGCGCGAGGAGCGGCAGCTCGGTGACGACGCGGAGGTGCTGGCCGCCTACCGGGAGCACTTCGGAGTCGCGCTCCGCCAGGTCCCGCAGGTGGGTGGGCCTGGCTCCCGGTGA
- a CDS encoding DegV family protein: MSRHVAIVTDSTAYLPPQTMERHHITAVPLTVVLGDQALEDGTEVSARALALALQKRRPVTTSRPSPETFAATYRATAQAGATGIVSLHLSSEFSGTYDAAVLAARDAPVPVRVVDTRMVAMALGFCALAAADAVDAGGTLDEAVASVEKRAAATTAHFYVDTLEYLRRGGRIGAAQALLGSALAVKPLLQLDGGRIELLEKVRTASKAIARLEEIAVERAGAGHVDIAVHHLAAPERASALAERLRSRVPNLAELHVSEVGAVIGAHTGPGLLGAVVSPR; the protein is encoded by the coding sequence ATGTCCCGCCATGTCGCGATCGTCACCGATTCCACGGCCTACCTGCCGCCGCAGACGATGGAGCGGCACCACATCACGGCGGTACCGCTGACCGTGGTCCTCGGTGACCAGGCACTCGAGGACGGAACCGAAGTCTCGGCGCGAGCGCTCGCTCTCGCCCTGCAGAAGCGTCGACCGGTGACGACCTCGCGGCCGAGTCCGGAGACCTTCGCCGCCACCTACCGCGCCACGGCGCAGGCTGGTGCGACCGGAATCGTTTCTCTGCATCTTTCCTCCGAGTTCTCCGGGACCTACGACGCCGCAGTGCTGGCGGCGCGGGACGCCCCCGTCCCGGTGCGCGTGGTGGACACGCGCATGGTGGCGATGGCTCTCGGCTTCTGCGCCCTCGCGGCGGCGGATGCCGTGGACGCGGGCGGCACGCTGGACGAGGCCGTGGCGTCCGTCGAGAAGCGCGCGGCGGCCACGACGGCTCACTTCTACGTCGACACCCTCGAATATCTGCGCCGAGGAGGCCGCATCGGCGCGGCACAGGCGCTGCTCGGCTCGGCGCTGGCCGTGAAGCCGCTGCTCCAGCTCGACGGCGGCAGGATCGAACTCCTGGAGAAGGTCCGCACGGCGTCGAAGGCCATCGCCCGTCTTGAGGAGATCGCGGTCGAACGGGCCGGCGCGGGGCATGTGGACATCGCGGTGCACCACCTCGCCGCGCCGGAGAGGGCGTCGGCGCTCGCGGAGCGGCTTCGGTCGCGGGTGCCGAACCTCGCCGAGCTTCACGTCAGCGAAGTCGGGGCGGTGATCGGTGCACACACCGGACCGGGATTGCTGGGGGCCGTGGTCTCGCCCCGGTAG
- a CDS encoding pyridoxamine 5'-phosphate oxidase family protein, which yields MTSTDPARSRSRRKQDALNHLAHDEDAWVATASPSGEACLVPLSFIWDRGTLLMATRRTNPTAVNLSLRASAVVALGHTRDVVHIEGTAELVEGSDLAKEAADRFAAKLGWDPRGRKPWVYISFTPVVVKAWREANEQPGRLLMREGQWLDGP from the coding sequence ATGACGAGCACAGATCCGGCACGCAGTCGGAGCCGGCGCAAGCAGGACGCCCTGAACCACCTCGCACACGATGAGGACGCCTGGGTCGCCACGGCCTCACCATCCGGCGAGGCCTGCCTCGTGCCGCTGTCGTTCATCTGGGATCGGGGCACGCTGCTGATGGCCACGCGTCGCACCAACCCGACCGCCGTCAATCTGAGTCTCCGGGCAAGCGCTGTGGTGGCCTTGGGCCACACCCGAGACGTGGTGCACATCGAAGGGACCGCGGAACTGGTCGAGGGCAGCGATCTCGCGAAGGAGGCTGCCGACCGATTCGCGGCGAAACTCGGTTGGGACCCACGGGGCCGAAAGCCTTGGGTGTACATCAGTTTCACTCCTGTCGTGGTGAAGGCCTGGCGCGAAGCGAACGAGCAACCGGGCAGGCTGCTCATGCGCGAAGGCCAGTGGCTGGACGGCCCTTAG
- the leuS gene encoding leucine--tRNA ligase — protein MTETNTGAAEVAAPHRYTAAMAADIEARWQDFWDADGTYEAPNPSGDLAGDTAIAARPKKFIMDMFPYPSGAGLHVGHPLGYIATDVYARHQRMTGHNVLHTLGFDAFGLPAEQYAVQTGTHPRVSTEANIENMKAQLRRLGLGHDKRRSFATIDPDYYKWTQWIFTQIFDSWYDHESKKARPIADLVAEFESGERTTPSGSPWSELSAVERAEALGQYRLAYASNAPVNWCPGLGTVLANEEVTADGRSERGNFPVFKANLRQWNMRITAYADRLLDDLDALDWPEAIKLQQRNWIGRSEGARVDFAVEGHDGEPVTVFTTRPDTLFGATYMVLAPEHGLIDAILPAEWPRDVPQDARGLWTGGAATPSEAVAAYRKQAQSKSDVERQTEHKDKTGVFTGAYALNPVTGSRIPVFVADYVLMGYGTGAIMAVPGQDERDWEFAEAFGLPIIRTVQPPDGWEGEAFTGQGPAVNSSNDEISLDGLDVNEAKSKIITWLTDRGIGEGTINFRLRDWLFSRQRYWGEPFPIVYDEDGVAHALPESMLPLELPEVDDYAPRTFEPDDADTQPETPLSRNGEWVDVELDLGRGDGARRYRRETNTMPNWAGSCWYELRYLDPHNEQQLVDPAIEQYWMGPREGQPHGGVDLYVGGAEHAVLHLLYARFWSKVLFDLGHVSSVEPFHKLFNQGMIQAYVYRDSRGFPVAAAEVEERDGKFFFAGEPVKRELGKMGKSLKNAVTPDEIAVEYGADTLRLYEMAMGPLDVSRPWDTRAVVGQYRLLQRLWRNVVDEATGEVTVVDAEPDEATLRALHKAIDGVTQDMAALRFNTAIAKITELNNHLTKAGGPVARSVAERLVLLVAPLAPHIAEELWHRLGHSESVVHQDFPVADPAYAVDEAVTCVVQIKGKVKARIEVPPSITDAELEALAMGHESVVAALDGAGIRKVVVRAPKLVNIVTA, from the coding sequence ATGACCGAGACCAACACGGGTGCCGCCGAGGTAGCCGCACCGCACCGCTATACGGCGGCCATGGCCGCCGATATCGAGGCACGCTGGCAGGACTTCTGGGACGCCGACGGCACGTACGAGGCGCCCAACCCGAGCGGGGACCTGGCCGGGGACACGGCCATCGCCGCCCGCCCCAAGAAGTTCATCATGGACATGTTCCCGTACCCCTCGGGTGCGGGTCTGCACGTCGGTCACCCGCTCGGTTACATCGCGACCGACGTCTACGCCCGCCACCAGCGGATGACCGGTCACAACGTCCTGCACACCCTGGGTTTCGACGCCTTCGGTCTGCCCGCCGAGCAGTACGCCGTCCAGACCGGCACGCACCCGCGGGTCTCCACCGAGGCCAACATCGAGAACATGAAGGCCCAGCTGCGCCGTCTGGGCCTGGGCCACGACAAGCGCCGGTCGTTCGCGACGATCGACCCGGACTACTACAAGTGGACCCAGTGGATCTTCACCCAGATCTTCGACTCCTGGTACGACCACGAGTCGAAGAAGGCTCGCCCGATCGCGGACCTGGTGGCGGAGTTCGAGAGCGGCGAGCGCACCACCCCGTCCGGAAGCCCCTGGAGCGAGCTGAGCGCCGTCGAGCGCGCCGAGGCCCTGGGCCAGTACCGCCTGGCGTACGCGTCGAACGCCCCAGTCAACTGGTGCCCCGGTCTCGGCACCGTCCTGGCCAATGAGGAAGTCACCGCCGACGGCCGCTCCGAACGCGGCAACTTCCCCGTGTTCAAGGCCAACCTGCGCCAATGGAACATGCGCATCACCGCCTACGCCGACCGGCTGCTGGACGATCTGGACGCGCTGGACTGGCCCGAGGCCATCAAGCTCCAGCAGCGCAACTGGATCGGCCGCAGTGAGGGGGCCCGCGTCGACTTCGCCGTCGAGGGACACGACGGCGAGCCGGTCACCGTCTTCACCACTCGGCCCGACACCCTGTTCGGCGCTACCTACATGGTGCTGGCGCCCGAGCACGGCCTGATCGACGCGATCCTGCCCGCCGAGTGGCCCCGAGACGTCCCGCAGGATGCCAGGGGGCTGTGGACCGGCGGCGCCGCGACGCCCTCCGAAGCTGTCGCCGCCTACCGCAAGCAGGCCCAGTCCAAGAGCGACGTCGAGCGGCAGACCGAACACAAGGACAAGACGGGTGTCTTCACCGGCGCGTACGCCCTGAACCCCGTCACGGGCAGCCGGATCCCGGTGTTCGTCGCCGACTACGTGCTGATGGGCTACGGCACCGGCGCCATCATGGCCGTCCCCGGCCAGGACGAGCGCGACTGGGAGTTCGCCGAGGCCTTCGGCCTGCCCATCATCCGGACCGTGCAGCCGCCGGACGGCTGGGAGGGCGAGGCCTTCACCGGTCAGGGCCCGGCCGTCAACTCCTCGAACGACGAGATCTCGCTGGACGGCCTGGACGTCAACGAGGCCAAGTCGAAGATCATCACCTGGCTGACCGATCGCGGTATCGGTGAGGGGACCATCAACTTCCGGCTGCGCGACTGGCTGTTCAGCCGCCAGCGCTACTGGGGCGAGCCCTTCCCCATCGTCTATGACGAGGACGGGGTGGCGCATGCGCTGCCCGAGTCGATGCTGCCCCTGGAACTGCCCGAGGTCGACGACTACGCACCGCGGACGTTCGAGCCCGACGACGCCGACACCCAGCCTGAGACCCCGCTGTCGCGGAACGGGGAATGGGTTGATGTCGAGCTGGACCTGGGCCGGGGCGACGGGGCCAGGCGCTACCGCCGCGAGACCAACACGATGCCCAACTGGGCCGGTTCCTGCTGGTACGAGCTGCGCTACCTGGACCCGCACAACGAGCAGCAGCTGGTCGACCCCGCGATCGAGCAGTATTGGATGGGCCCACGCGAAGGTCAGCCACACGGCGGCGTCGACCTGTACGTCGGCGGTGCCGAGCACGCCGTGCTGCACCTGCTGTACGCCCGCTTCTGGTCCAAGGTGCTGTTCGACCTGGGGCATGTCTCGTCCGTCGAGCCGTTCCACAAGCTGTTCAACCAGGGCATGATCCAGGCCTACGTCTACCGGGACAGCCGTGGCTTCCCGGTGGCGGCCGCGGAGGTCGAGGAGCGGGACGGGAAGTTCTTCTTCGCCGGCGAGCCGGTCAAGCGCGAGCTGGGCAAGATGGGCAAGTCCCTGAAGAACGCCGTCACCCCGGACGAGATCGCCGTTGAGTACGGCGCGGACACCCTGCGCCTGTACGAGATGGCGATGGGCCCGCTGGACGTCTCCCGGCCCTGGGACACGCGCGCCGTCGTCGGCCAGTACCGGCTGCTCCAGCGTCTGTGGCGCAATGTCGTGGACGAGGCGACAGGCGAGGTCACCGTCGTGGACGCCGAGCCCGACGAGGCGACGCTGCGCGCGCTGCACAAGGCGATCGACGGTGTCACCCAGGACATGGCCGCCCTGCGCTTCAACACCGCCATCGCCAAGATCACCGAGCTGAACAACCACCTGACCAAGGCGGGCGGCCCCGTGGCGCGGTCGGTCGCGGAGCGGCTGGTCCTGCTGGTCGCCCCGCTGGCCCCGCACATCGCGGAAGAGCTGTGGCACCGCCTGGGGCACAGCGAGTCCGTAGTCCACCAGGACTTCCCGGTCGCCGACCCGGCGTACGCGGTGGACGAGGCGGTCACCTGCGTGGTGCAGATCAAGGGCAAGGTCAAGGCGCGCATCGAGGTCCCGCCGTCGATCACCGACGCGGAGCTGGAAGCCCTGGCAATGGGGCATGAATCCGTGGTCGCGGCCCTGGACGGTGCCGGGATCCGCAAGGTGGTCGTGCGGGCTCCGAAACTGGTGAACATCGTCACCGCGTAG
- a CDS encoding IS1182 family transposase, translated as MQGEWAVETVGPDVWETCRELIPAGSVFAFLAEHRERLLPPEMFADMYPSANGRPSLPPQVLATAVVLQSLFGTSDVETVLELRCDLRWKAACGLGLNDTAFDPSLLTYFRRRLQRSSDPGRIFTRVKEVVAATGILRGKRRRALDSTVFDDAVATQDTVTQLISAIRRVIREVPGAGRVAAGHCTAHDYTDPGKPKIAWDDEQARAGLVDALVTDALNLLGRLPEQELGERAANAVGLLALVAGQDVEPAEGSDGRDGRWRITQGTVRDRVVSTVDPEARHIHKNRTRHQEGFKGHVAVEPETGLFTEVALAAGCGPENHEAKIAEDLLAAEDEPCEVLGDSAYGTADLRDHLEQQGHDAVLKPPPLRAAVPGGFTSDDFHIDTENGQVTCPAGHIVPLGKPRKTGLRQAQFKKLCAGCPLRERCTTSKTGRVLQVHPQHQRLADARAQATDPAWKDTYRRWRPPVERGIAWLTTKGNRRLRYLGTLKNDTWLRNRAAALNLRRLVNLGLEVAADGTWTLTPATP; from the coding sequence GTGCAGGGGGAATGGGCCGTGGAGACGGTCGGGCCGGATGTGTGGGAGACCTGCCGGGAGCTGATCCCGGCAGGGAGTGTGTTCGCGTTCCTGGCCGAGCACCGCGAGCGGCTGCTGCCGCCGGAGATGTTCGCGGACATGTACCCCTCGGCCAACGGGCGGCCGAGCCTGCCGCCGCAGGTGCTGGCGACGGCGGTGGTGCTGCAGAGCCTGTTCGGGACCTCGGATGTGGAGACCGTGCTGGAGCTGCGGTGCGACCTGCGGTGGAAGGCGGCGTGCGGACTGGGGCTGAACGACACGGCGTTCGACCCGTCGCTGCTGACCTACTTCCGGCGCCGCCTGCAGCGGTCCTCGGATCCGGGGCGGATCTTCACCCGGGTCAAGGAGGTCGTGGCCGCCACCGGCATCCTGCGCGGGAAGCGGCGCCGCGCGCTGGACTCCACGGTGTTCGACGACGCGGTGGCCACCCAGGACACGGTCACCCAGCTGATCTCGGCGATCCGCCGGGTGATCCGCGAGGTCCCCGGCGCCGGCCGCGTCGCCGCCGGGCATTGCACCGCTCACGACTACACCGACCCGGGCAAGCCGAAGATCGCCTGGGACGACGAGCAGGCCCGCGCCGGGTTGGTGGACGCGCTGGTCACGGACGCGCTCAACCTGTTGGGCCGCCTGCCCGAGCAGGAGCTGGGCGAGCGGGCCGCGAACGCGGTCGGCCTGCTGGCGCTGGTCGCGGGCCAGGATGTGGAGCCCGCCGAGGGCTCCGACGGGCGCGACGGGCGCTGGCGCATCACCCAGGGGACCGTCCGCGACCGCGTGGTGTCCACCGTCGATCCCGAGGCCAGGCACATCCACAAGAACCGCACCCGCCACCAGGAAGGCTTCAAGGGCCACGTCGCCGTCGAGCCGGAGACCGGCTTATTCACCGAGGTCGCCCTCGCCGCGGGCTGCGGCCCCGAGAACCACGAGGCGAAGATCGCCGAGGACCTCCTCGCCGCCGAGGACGAGCCGTGCGAGGTGCTCGGCGACTCCGCCTACGGCACCGCCGACCTGCGCGACCACCTCGAACAGCAGGGCCACGACGCCGTCCTCAAACCACCCCCGCTTCGCGCGGCCGTGCCCGGCGGCTTCACCAGCGACGACTTCCACATCGACACCGAGAACGGCCAGGTCACCTGCCCTGCCGGGCACATCGTCCCCCTCGGCAAGCCCCGGAAGACCGGCTTGCGGCAGGCTCAGTTCAAGAAGCTGTGTGCCGGCTGCCCGCTGCGCGAACGCTGCACCACCTCCAAGACCGGCCGCGTCCTGCAAGTCCACCCCCAGCACCAGCGCCTGGCCGACGCCCGTGCCCAGGCCACCGACCCCGCCTGGAAAGACACCTACCGCCGCTGGCGGCCACCCGTCGAACGCGGCATCGCCTGGCTGACCACCAAAGGCAACCGCAGACTGCGCTACCTCGGCACCCTCAAGAACGACACCTGGCTCCGCAACCGAGCCGCCGCCCTCAACCTCCGACGGCTCGTCAACCTCGGCCTCGAAGTGGCCGCCGACGGCACCTGGACCCTGACCCCGGCCACACCGTGA
- a CDS encoding ComEC/Rec2 family competence protein → MTRPAVGADPERAGPADLRLVFPALATWGAVAVSLTARPPWPGTAAVLCLAVAGLLLVPACLAAVRARTLRISGISGNRVAAAAVLVCAAAGAVAGGLSGADLYRGPIPEAAGRYDRITAEVTVAGDPRTIRPRAGASRSAEQTLALDAEATTFIGPDGAAVATRAPVLVIIRPGGSAAQWLGLLPSTRLRLTARAEPPHGGDGRYAAVLRVRSPGPPAVIAQPSAVQRTAGMLRAGLRRATDGLGSDARALLPGLVVGDTSRIGTELHDAFTASDLTHLLAVSGSNLTLVLCVLVGPPGRALLAERGGLAPRLGLSLRATALTGALLTLGFVVVCRPEPSVLRAAVCGLISLLAIGTGRRRSLIPALAAAVLLLVLYEPRLARTYGFLLSVLATGALLTIAPRWSDALRRRGMPGRLAEALAAAGAAQLLCAPVAAVFAARVSLVAIPCNLLAELAVAPATVLGFAALAMAPVAIPVAEGLAWCAGMPAEWIAGVARAGASLPGAEIDWPGGWRGGLLLAVVGALAILAVRVLARRAWTLAACALLMVLVVVRPAPLTRVVTGWPPPGWAFAMCDVGQGDASVLAAGRGTAVVVDAGPDAKLADRCLSELGITRVPLLLLTHFHADHVAGLAGVMRGRSVGMVQTTSYEEPADQAAFVRRTAARAGVPLAHATPGERRRLGPLDWRVLWPPAAPGPPPDGPNDASVVLYVRAADGPSLLLLGDLEPPAQRRLIRGRPAIPPVDVLKVAHHGSAFQEGGLSAGVRPRLALISCGRDNNYGHPSARTISALRAHGATVLRTDVDGAIAVTGTGGELRAVRRGAGS, encoded by the coding sequence GTGACGCGCCCCGCCGTGGGGGCAGACCCGGAGCGGGCGGGGCCGGCCGATCTCCGGCTCGTCTTCCCCGCCCTCGCCACCTGGGGAGCCGTGGCCGTCAGCCTCACCGCACGCCCGCCCTGGCCGGGGACCGCGGCCGTGCTGTGCCTCGCTGTGGCGGGACTACTCCTCGTCCCGGCGTGCCTTGCGGCCGTGCGGGCCCGGACGCTGCGGATCTCCGGCATCTCCGGGAATCGGGTCGCGGCGGCCGCCGTGCTGGTGTGCGCTGCGGCGGGGGCCGTTGCGGGCGGCCTGAGCGGGGCCGATCTGTATCGAGGGCCGATTCCGGAGGCCGCGGGACGGTACGACCGGATCACGGCCGAGGTGACGGTCGCAGGTGATCCGCGCACGATCCGCCCCCGAGCGGGGGCGTCCCGTTCGGCGGAACAGACGCTCGCCCTGGATGCGGAGGCCACGACATTCATCGGGCCGGACGGAGCTGCGGTGGCGACGCGAGCCCCGGTACTGGTCATCATCAGACCGGGCGGGTCAGCCGCCCAGTGGCTGGGACTGCTGCCCTCGACCCGGCTGCGGCTGACGGCCCGTGCGGAGCCACCGCACGGCGGCGATGGGAGGTACGCCGCGGTGCTGAGGGTGAGGTCCCCCGGACCGCCCGCGGTCATCGCTCAGCCGTCCGCCGTCCAGCGCACGGCCGGGATGCTGCGCGCCGGGCTCCGCCGGGCGACCGACGGGCTCGGCTCGGACGCCCGCGCGCTGCTCCCCGGACTTGTCGTCGGAGACACCTCGCGGATCGGAACCGAACTGCACGACGCCTTCACGGCCTCGGACCTCACGCACCTTCTGGCCGTTTCAGGAAGCAATCTCACGCTCGTGCTGTGCGTGCTCGTCGGGCCGCCGGGCAGAGCCCTCCTGGCGGAGCGCGGAGGACTGGCTCCACGACTCGGGCTGTCGCTGCGGGCGACGGCTCTGACCGGCGCGCTGCTCACCCTCGGGTTCGTCGTGGTGTGCCGCCCGGAGCCCAGTGTTCTGCGTGCGGCAGTCTGCGGGCTCATCTCACTGCTCGCCATCGGCACCGGTCGCCGACGATCACTGATCCCGGCGCTGGCCGCAGCTGTACTGCTGCTGGTGCTCTACGAGCCGAGGCTCGCCCGCACCTACGGCTTCCTGCTCTCCGTGCTCGCCACAGGGGCACTGCTTACCATCGCCCCCCGCTGGAGTGATGCATTGCGGCGCCGAGGAATGCCGGGGCGGCTCGCCGAGGCCCTGGCCGCCGCCGGCGCGGCACAGCTGCTCTGCGCACCGGTCGCGGCGGTGTTCGCCGCCCGAGTCAGCCTGGTGGCGATCCCCTGCAACCTGCTGGCCGAGCTCGCGGTCGCGCCCGCCACGGTCCTCGGTTTCGCAGCGCTCGCCATGGCTCCGGTGGCCATACCGGTCGCGGAGGGCCTGGCCTGGTGCGCCGGAATGCCCGCCGAGTGGATCGCGGGCGTCGCCCGCGCCGGTGCGTCACTCCCCGGAGCAGAGATCGACTGGCCCGGAGGCTGGCGAGGCGGGCTGCTGCTTGCGGTGGTGGGCGCACTGGCAATCCTGGCCGTCCGTGTGCTGGCGCGCCGCGCCTGGACCCTCGCCGCCTGCGCCCTGCTGATGGTGCTCGTGGTGGTCAGACCCGCCCCGCTGACCAGGGTGGTCACGGGGTGGCCTCCTCCGGGCTGGGCGTTCGCGATGTGCGACGTGGGCCAGGGCGATGCCAGCGTGCTCGCGGCGGGCCGGGGCACGGCCGTGGTCGTGGACGCCGGTCCTGATGCGAAGCTGGCCGACCGGTGCCTGAGCGAGCTGGGCATCACCCGTGTCCCGCTTCTGCTGCTGACGCACTTTCACGCTGACCATGTCGCGGGGCTTGCCGGGGTCATGCGCGGCAGATCTGTCGGCATGGTGCAGACCACGTCCTATGAAGAGCCCGCCGACCAGGCCGCGTTCGTCCGACGCACCGCGGCTCGGGCAGGGGTGCCGCTGGCGCACGCGACACCGGGGGAGCGGCGCAGGCTGGGGCCGCTGGACTGGCGCGTGCTGTGGCCGCCCGCCGCCCCGGGGCCACCACCGGACGGGCCCAACGACGCCAGCGTCGTCTTGTACGTCCGCGCCGCCGACGGCCCCTCGCTGCTCCTTCTCGGAGATCTGGAACCGCCCGCCCAGCGGCGGCTGATACGGGGGCGTCCAGCCATCCCGCCGGTGGATGTCCTCAAGGTGGCCCATCACGGCTCGGCCTTCCAGGAAGGCGGTCTGTCGGCCGGTGTCCGGCCGAGACTCGCGCTCATCAGTTGCGGCAGGGACAACAACTACGGGCACCCCTCGGCCCGCACGATCAGCGCGCTGCGGGCCCACGGTGCCACCGTGCTCCGTACGGACGTGGACGGGGCGATCGCCGTCACCGGCACGGGTGGCGAGCTGCGCGCGGTGCGCCGGGGTGCCGGGTCCTAA
- a CDS encoding ComEA family DNA-binding protein: MIVLVAAVGFAAHHFWTGRPQTVHAPELVGDSRTTLAVPQSIEPGATSGIPRAPGIGASRIVVDVSGKVHRPGVLQLPAGSRVADALRAAGGVKSGTDLTGLNRARLLIDGEQVVVGATPPPGLPASGQPRLAAGGTPGGPGAGPLSLNSATVEQLDGLPGVGPVLARHIVDYRIEHAGFRSVDELREVKGIGDRRFAELSTLVRP; this comes from the coding sequence GTGATCGTACTCGTGGCCGCGGTGGGCTTCGCCGCCCACCACTTCTGGACCGGACGGCCCCAGACGGTACACGCTCCGGAGCTCGTCGGGGACAGCCGTACCACCCTGGCAGTGCCGCAGAGCATCGAACCCGGGGCGACCTCCGGCATTCCGCGCGCCCCGGGAATCGGCGCGTCGCGGATCGTGGTCGATGTCAGCGGCAAGGTGCACAGACCGGGCGTGCTCCAGCTGCCCGCCGGATCGCGGGTGGCCGACGCGTTGCGTGCGGCGGGCGGCGTGAAGTCCGGTACCGACCTCACCGGGTTGAACAGAGCCCGTTTGCTCATCGACGGCGAGCAAGTGGTCGTCGGCGCGACCCCGCCACCCGGCCTGCCTGCCTCCGGTCAGCCGCGCTTGGCGGCCGGTGGCACTCCGGGCGGCCCCGGCGCCGGGCCGCTCAGTCTGAATTCCGCGACCGTGGAACAGCTCGACGGGTTGCCCGGAGTCGGGCCCGTACTCGCTCGACACATCGTGGACTACCGCATCGAGCACGCCGGCTTCCGCTCCGTGGACGAGCTGCGCGAGGTCAAGGGGATCGGTGACCGCAGGTTCGCAGAGCTGAGCACCCTGGTGCGGCCGTGA